From the Eleutherodactylus coqui strain aEleCoq1 chromosome 7, aEleCoq1.hap1, whole genome shotgun sequence genome, one window contains:
- the RRH gene encoding visual pigment-like receptor peropsin, producing MMDKTPEVLTLLPTGTVSINASAASTEVHSVFSQREHNIVAAYLITAGIVSIASNIVVLGIFVKYKELRTATNAIIINLAFTDIGVSGIGYPMSAASDLHGSWKFGHVGCQIYAGLNIFFGMASIGLLTVVAIDRYLTICRPDIGRRITSLHYTAMILAAWINAVFWSVMPIVGWSSYAPDPTGATCTINWRKNDASFISYTMTVVVVNFIVPLMVMFYCYYNVSRTMKGYDSRNSLGGTNVDWSDQADVTKMSVVMILMFLIAWSPYSIVCLWSSFGDPKQISPAMAIIAPLFAKSSTFYNPCIYVIANKKFRRAILSMLQCKSHQEVTLDNHFPMSVSQNTLTT from the exons ATGATGGACAAGACACCAGAGGTTCTAACATTACTACCAACTGGAACAGTCTCCATTAATGCTTCTGCTGCCTCCACAGAAGTCCACTCCGTGTTCTCCCAGCGGGAGCACAACATCGTTGCTGCCTATCTTATTACAGCAG GTATAGTGAGCATTGCAAGCAACATTGTAGTATTGGGAATCTTTGTTAAATACAAGGAGCTTCGTACAGCAACTAATGCCATCATCATCAATCTGGCATTCACAGATATAGGCGTCAGTGGAATTGGTTATCCTATGTCTGCGGCCTCCGACTTGCATGGAAGTTGGAAATTTGGACATGTGGGATGCCAG ATCTATGCTGGCTTAAACATCTTCTTTGGCATGGCAAGTATTGGCCTTCTGACTGTGGTTGCCATTGATCGTTACCTGACAATCTGCCGACCGGACATAG GAAGAAGAATAACCAGCCTTCACTATACAGCCATGATTCTTGCTGCTTGGATAAATGCTGTCTTCTGGTCTGTAATGCCTATTGTGGGATGGTCAAGTTATGCCCCAGACCCAACTGGAGCCACATGTACTATCAACTGGAGGAAAAATGATGC GTCATTTATATCCTATACAATGACTGTAGTTGTTGTAAACTTTATTGTGCCACTGATGGTGATGTTTTACTGTTACTACAATGTGTCCCGCACAATGAAGGGATATGACAGCAGAAATAGCCTCGGAGGTACTAATGTGGATTGGTCTGACCAGGCTGATGTTACAAAG ATGTCTGTAGTGATGATTCTGATGTTTCTGATCGCATGGTCCCCATATTCTATTGTCTGCCTGTGGTCATCTTTTGGGGATCCTAAACAAATTTCACCAGCAATGGCCATTATTGCGCCACTCTTTGCTAAGTCTTCAACTTTCTATAATCCTTGCATCTATGTAATTGCAAATAAGAA GTTCAGGAGAGCAATCCTATCTATGCTACAGTGCAAGTCACATCAAGAAGTGACTCTAGACAACCACTTTCCGATGAGTGTCTCCCAAAACACTTTGACAACATAA